The following proteins come from a genomic window of Schistocerca gregaria isolate iqSchGreg1 chromosome X, iqSchGreg1.2, whole genome shotgun sequence:
- the LOC126299221 gene encoding uncharacterized protein LOC126299221, which produces MLNLKAALLLTLVGVAMSQYQSFYAGNGWPPQPAASDDGIGNRVGEAPGKAQSPDDLIASRVGAWPEERQPFWKLNWDQIQKHIGRPQPEPQGKSAAPAQQQVGRP; this is translated from the exons ATG TTGAACCTGAAAGCGGCGCTATTGCTGACGCTGGTGGGAGTGGCAATGTCGCAGTACCAGTCGTTCTACGCAGGGAATGgctggccaccccagccggctgcctCTGACGACGGTATCGGCAACCGTGTTGGTGAAGCTCCCGGAAAAGCTCAATCACCCGACGATCTGATAGCGTCTCGCGTTGGCGCATGGCCAGAGGAGCGACAGCCATTTTGGAAACTTAACTG GGATCAGATCCAGAAGCACATCGGGCGACCGCAGCCAGAGCCGCAAGGCAAATCCGCGGCTCCGGCGCAGCAGCAGGTCGGCCGTCCCTGA